In Pyricularia oryzae 70-15 chromosome 2, whole genome shotgun sequence, one genomic interval encodes:
- a CDS encoding laccase-2 has product MNLRDTISGIVLALAWARTVQADPIPLLKPEPIAPAGAILARQTITPGGAPCGEHGPTNRRCWKNNWNVSTDYEGVIPTGTTRTFDLYITNVSSYAGADGVAKPVMLINGEITSVRIIGAFPGPAIQCDWGDWLELRVHNQLRDNGTGIHWHGMHQLNSNNQDGANGVTECPIAPGSSRSYTFRAVNYGSSWFHSHFSTQYGNGIVGSVIVHGPASANYDVDLGPYIITDWYHETADRLQLRAETGGPPVANNIVFNGTNINPKGSGGRYNRVKLTRGKKYRLRIINTSVDVGFTVSLVGHNFTVIATDLVPVEPIVKSQLFLGVGQRYDVIIDANQPVANYWFNATLGGGGRCGTTDNPFPASIFEYEGAPSNANPTNRGTPITADCRDSTGFAPVVKRVAPRDQFAAQFKELPVDLTQVLTTRGTVFHWLVNGSAIDVEWDKPILQYIAEKNTSWPRAANVVSMPRRNVWTFWVINNLRAGLPHPIHLHGHDLLLLGTGESGTFDGTRDIDLLNFNNPVRRDVAMLPGGWMVLAFETKNPGAWLMHCHIGWHVSQGLSVQFLELPDEIPNVMKLDQVQPTCEAWRRYWPTAAYPKLDSGLRR; this is encoded by the exons ATGAATCTTCGGGACACCATCTCAGGCATTGTCCTGGCTCTTGCCTGGGCTAGGACTGTCCAAGCGGATCCTATACCACTCCTCAAGCCAGAACCCATCGCTCCAGCCGGCGCCATTCTGGCCAGGCAGACCATCACCCCTGGTGGTGCTCCTTGTGGCGAGCATGGTCCAACAAACCGACGTTGCTGGAAGAACAACTGGAACGTCAGCACAGACTATGAGGGCGTCATCCCCACAGGAACTACTCGGACG TTTGACTTGTACATCACCAATGTATCCTCATATGCCGGGGCTGATGGTGTCGCCAAGCCGGTCATGCTGATCAACGGTGAGATAACAT CCGTTCGTATTATAGGAGCCTTCCCCGGTCCAGCCATACAATGCG ATTGGGGTGATTGGTTGGAACTCCGTGTTCACAATCAGCTCCGAGACAATGG CACCGGGATTCATTGGCATGGGATGCACCAGCTCAATAGTAACAATCAGGATGGCGCAAACGGAGTCACCGAGTGTCCTATTGCCCCAGGAAGCAGCAGAAGTTATACTTTCAGGGCTGTAAACTATGGTTCCAGCTGGTTTCACAG TCATTTCTCGACGCAATATGGCAATGGTATCGTGGGATCTGTCATTGTCCATGGACCTGCCAGCGCGAATTACGACGTTGATCTTGGTCCATACATAATCACGGACTGGTATCATGAGACAGCAGACAGGTTGCAGCTTAGGGCGGAGACGGGTGGCCCTCCGGTAGCTAACAACATAGTCTTTAACGGCACAAACATCAACCCCAAAGGCAGTGGAGGTCGTTATAACCGCGTCAAGCTGACTAGGGGCAAAAAGTATCGGCTGCGAATCATCAACACGTCGGTAGATGTTGGCTTCACCGTTTCGCTCGTTGGACACAACTTTACGGTCATTGCTACTGACCTCGTTCCTGTCGAGCCAATCGTCAAATCCCAACTATTCCTCGGAGTTGGTCAGCGATACGACGTGATAATCGACGCAAACCAGCCCGTTGCCAATTACTGGTTCAACGCCACACttggaggcggcggccgcTGTGGTACTACCGACAATCCATTCCCTGCATCCATTTTCGAGTACGAGGGTGCGCCCAGCAACGCCAATCCCACAAACCGTGGAACACCCATCACTGCCGACTGCCGCGATTCTACTGGCTTTGCACCTGTGGTGAAGCGTGTAGCCCCGAGAGATCAGTTTGCTGCGCAATTCAAGGAGTTGCCCGTAGATTTGACGCAGGTCCTTACAACCCGCGGTACTGTTTTCCATTGGTTGGTCAACGGATCCGCCATTGACGTGGAGTGGGACAAGCCCATCCTTCAGTACATCGCGGAGAAAAACACATCCTGGCCTCGCGCTGCAAACGTCGTTAGCATGCCCAGACGCAACGTGTGGACGTTTTGGGTCATCAACAACCTCCGGGCCGGGCTTCCGCATCCTATCCACCTACACGGACACGACCTCCTACTCCTGGGGACGGGTGAAAGCGGCACTTTTGACGGGACACGGGATATTGATTTGCTCAACTTCAATAACCCCGTCAGGAGGGATGTAGCGATGCTGCCCGGTGGGTGGATGGTGCTCGCGTTTGAGACCAAGAACCCTGGTGCATGGCTGATGCACTGCCATATCGGCTGGCACGTCAGTCAGGGGCTGAGCGTTCAGTTTCTCGAGCTTCCGGATGAAATACCCAACGTTATGAAGCTTGACCAGGTACAGCCTACTTGTGAAGCATGGAGGCGGTATTGGCCTACCGCTGCTTATCCAAAGCTGGACTCTGGTTTGAGGAGATAA
- a CDS encoding lysine-specific permease yields the protein MGDSVEPARKSDASPKGQLDNDFEKQVGRVEMTADLKRRLATRHLMMLGVGGTIGTGLFIGTGSAIAKAGPAGCLLAFIWVGTLVYSVMVGLAEMATYMPVTGGFTVYASRFVDPSLGFAMGYIYWFSWCITFALEMTITGLIIRYWLPEVSLSIFVGVFWVAITALNVLPIKMYGEIEMWLSSIKVITVIGFIIFGICIDAGAGQDGVIGVKNWQNPGAFAPYLLDQMGNNEALAKFAGFWAVLVQAGFSYQGTELVGVGAGETHNPRKTVPQAIKWVFWSIITLFVLTVFIIGLLIPYTNEALSSGENNASGSPFVIAVDLAGVRVLPHIINAVLLTVVLSAAIANVYSGSRVLVGLAEEGLAPRWMMKTTSWGVPYYAIACTAIWGLLGFLNESEGGTTVFNWLMNISGVAGFISWTSINVSHLFFRRALSVQGIPAEQLPYQAPAQPWLTWYGIFFNVIIILTQGFTSFLPWSVSEFFVAYVSLILFALLYIGHKAWTRCGFVKAHEADLITGTYPDE from the exons ATGGGAGACTCGGTCGAGCCGGCCCGCAAGTCGGATGCCAGCCCCAAGGGGCAGCTCGACAATGACTTTGAGAAACAAGTCGGTCGGGTCGAGATGACGGCCGATCTTAAGAGGAGGTTGGCCACTCGGCATCTGATGATGCTGGGAGTAGGCGGTACGATCGGTACCGGGTTGTTCATCGGAAC TGGGAGTGCCATTGCCAAGGCTGGCCCTGCCGGCTGTCTTCTCGCCTTCATCTGGGTCGGAACGCTGGTTTACAGCGTCATGGTTGGTCTGGCAGAGATGGCTACTTATATGCCTGTTACTGGCGGCTTTACCGTATACGCCAGCCGTTTTGTTGACCCTTCTCTCGGATTTGCTATGGGCTACATCTACTGGTTCTCTTGGTGCATCA CCTTTGCCCTGGAAATGACAATAACGGGTTTGATTATCCGGTATTGGCTACCCGAGGTCTCTCTGAGCATTTTTGTTGGCGTCTTTTGGGTCGCTATAACTGCCCTCAATGTCCTGCCCATCAAGATGTACGGAGAGATCGAGATGTGGCTGTCCTCTATCAAGGTCATCACAGTTATTGGCTTCATCATCTTTGGCATTTGCATCGACGCGGGTGCAGGCCAGGATGGGGTCATCGGTGTGAAGAACTGGCAAAACCCCGGCGCTTTTGCCCCATACCTGCTGGACCAGATGGGAAACAACGAGGCTCTCGCTAAGTTCGCCGGCTTCTGGGCTGTGCTGGTGCAGGCCGGTTTCTCGTACCAGGGCACTGAGTTGGTCGGTGTCGGCGCTGGCGAGACGCACAACCCCCGCAAGACCGTTCCCCAGGCCATCAAGTGGGTGTTCTGGTCTATCATTACTCTCTTCGTGCTCACCGTCTTTATCATTGGCCTGC TCATTCCTTACACCAACGAGGCTCTCAGCAGTGGCGAGAACAACGCTTCCGGCTCGCCTTTTGTCATTGCTGTGGACCTGGCCGGCGTGCGAGTGCTTCCGCACATCATCAACGCCGTCCTCCTCACGGTCGTCCTCAGTGCAGCCATTGCCAACGTCTACTCGGGCTCTCGTGTTCTCGTCGGCCTGGCGGAGGAGGGTCTCGCACCCCGCTGGATGATGAAGACGACCTCGTGGGGTGTTCCCTACTACGCCATCGCCTGCACGGCCATCTGGGGCCTCCTCGGCTTCCTCAACGAGTCGGAGGGCGGAACGACGGTGTTCAACTGGCTCATGAACATTTCGGGTGTAGCTGGCTTCATCTCGTGGACCTCGATCAACGTCTCGCACCTCTTCTTCCGCCGGGCACTTAGCGTGCAGGGCATCCCGGCGGAGCAGCTGCCATACCAGGCCCCCGCGCAGCCGTGGCTGACGTGGTACGGCATCTTTTTCAACGTCATCATCATTCTCACCCAGGGCTTCACCTCGTTTCTGCCGTGGAGCGTGTCCGAGTTCTTCGTCGCGTACGTCAGCTTGATCCTGTTTGCATTGCTGTACATTGGCCACAAGGCCTGGACGAGGTGCGGGTTCGTCAAGGCTCACGAGGCCGACCTGATCACGGGTACCTACCCTGACGAATAG
- a CDS encoding diphthamide biosynthesis protein 2 encodes MADQPTVAPALSTPAEHLFEHVSDEARVDTGQESHATNHDLAVVYEVARTAQELHDGGRRRIALQFPDHMLPDAPAVAALLEDALAVLCDGGDAVVKSDKPEAAASSQSDPNPHVAVAKVSESSSQAATDVQGSSSKVTKTTSTGLQKQRIYILADTSYSACCVDEIAAEHVDADVVVHYGRSCLSPTSRLPVIHVFTKHRLDRQAVISEFVREFPAMDSRVVLMADVAYQDHVDSVASDLSARGYTNVLTTSAIHLPFGKLPNRTARNSSGDSVEFEGPSAADLTEYDIFHISTPPTSLLLALSSRVKSLRIFPTAAPNASSSSHLSDAPSVAQFSRRLLGRRYAKLLTLSTAGIIGILVNTLSVSNYLSSLDAIRKQIAAAGKKSYTVVVGKLNPAKLANFAEIDGWVVVGCWESSLVEDDASFYRPAITPFELEVALMKDEERVWGDKWWGGIEAIKAPQEGVDTSAGKEKSATGPDGLASPDAEDDDDESEPPEFDLRTGKLVSRSRPMRGQRVANTSTGDDATFRAPVSGQLAVRQKAEVATINGVVSPGAEFLRSQRTWTGLGSDFDTEERSTVVEEGRSGVARGYTVGSDADRS; translated from the coding sequence ATGGCAGATCAACCCACCGTTGCACCAGCCTTGTCGACGCCAGCCGAACACCTTTTCGAGCACGTTTCTGACGAGGCTCGCGTCGACACAGGCCAGGAGTCTCACGCCACCAATCACGATCTAGCCGTCGTCTACGAAGTTGCCCGCACTGCCCAGGAGCTGCATGATGGCGGCCGACGTCGCATCGCGCTGCAGTTCCCCGATCATATGCTGCCCGATGCCCCTGCAGTAGCGGCTCTTCTAGAGGATGCGCTGGCGGTCCTGTGTGATGGGGGTGATGCTGTCGTCAAGTCTGACAAGCCTGAAGCTGCCGCATCGAGCCAAAGCGACCCAAACCCTCATGTTGCTGTGGCCAAAGTCTCGGAGTCCTCCAGCCAGGCTGCCACTGATGTGCAAGGCTCATCATCAAAAGTCACAAAGACCACGTCCACAGGCCTCCAGAAGCAGAGGATATACATCCTCGCTGACACTTCCTACAGTGCCTGCTGCGTCGATGAGATTGCTGCTGAGCACGTCGACGCGGATGTGGTTGTGCACTACGGCCGATCATGCCTGTCCCCAACCTCTAGGCTTCCAGTCATTCATGTCTTCACCAAGCATCGCCTCGACCGTCAAGCTGTCATCAGTGAATTCGTCAGGGAGTTCCCGGCCATGGACAGTCGAGTGGTTCTCATGGCTGATGTTGCGTATCAAGATCACGTGGACTCGGTTGCGTCTGATCTAAGCGCGCGTGGATACACCAACGTGCTAACGACCTCGGCCATACACCTCCCGTTTGGCAAGTTGCCTAATAGGACTGCTCGAAATTCCAGCGGAGATAGTGTCGAATTTGAGGGGCCATCAGCTGCAGACCTCACCGAGTATGACATATTCCACATATCCACTCCCCCTACCTCGCTTCTCCTCGCACTTTCATCTCGGGTCAAGTCCCTTCGCATTTTCCCCACCGCCGCACCCAACGCATCGTCATCTTCGCATTTGTCGGATGCACCGTCTGTGGCTCAATTCTCCCGCCGCCTTCTCGGACGGCGCTACGCCAAGCTGCTCACCCTATCAACGGCTGGTATCATTGGTATTTTGGTCAATACCCTTTCAGTTTCAAATTATCTTTCCTCTTTGGACGCGATTCGCAAGCAGATTGCTGCAGCGGGAAAGAAGAGCTACACGGTGGTGGTTGGTAAGCTGAACCCGGCGAAGCTCGCAAACTTTGCCGAGATTGATGGCTGGGTGGTTGTTGGTTGCTGGGAAAGCAGTCTGGTCGAGGATGATGCGTCCTTTTATAGGCCAGCCATTACCCCCTTTGAGCTCGAAGTCGCCCTCATGAAGGATGAAGAGCGGGTATGGGGTGACAAGTGGTGGGGCGGGATCGAAGCTATCAAGGCACCACAAGAAGGCGTCGACACGTCTGCTGGAAAAGAGAAATCCGCGACTGGGCCTGACGGACTTGCATCTCCTGACGCcgaagacgacgatgatgagtCGGAACCACCAGAGTTTGACCTCCGCACAGGCAAGCTGGTAAGTCGGAGTCGCCCGATGCGTGGCCAACGGGTTGCAAATACCAGCACAGGGGACGATGCTACGTTCCGTGCGCCAGTGTCTGGCCAATTGGCGGTGCGGCAAAAAGCAGAGGTTGCGACAATCAATGGAGTGGTCAGCCCTGGCGCCGAGTTCCTGCGGTCTCAGAGGACCTGGACAGGCCTCGGCAGCGACTTTGATACCGAAGAAAGAAGCACTGTGGTAGAGGAGGGACGTAGTGGCGTCGCCCGGGGCTATACGGTTGGCAGTGATGCTGATCGTTCATGA
- a CDS encoding pre-mRNA-processing factor 17 → MSGFGEYAPNMVPTDALVVRDQAEPAHELVQYTGEDLARPKFGPSNPFRDDSSAASASQKRKNVLTGFAEETFVSEHTFRSKHRAVERRGGPEREFQSGAEVKAEAARIRKTREGKGSALVAEGDGEYKGPWASYKSRQARGIEVELEGGGEELASDEEYEIVEVEDDEDEDVVESGAVVQAPAEALARRQQVEDLGDETTTFHGSELHDYQGRTYMHVPQDLDIDLRKEPGSTTNYIPKKMVHQWKHHTKAITSLNFFPNSGHLLLSGSADSTVKIWDVYHQRELLRTYSGHSKSLSDTTFNTHGDKFLSASFDRMMKLWDTETGKCIAKFTTGKTPHVVRFNPTSELGHEFVAGMSDNKIVQFDTRAGNETVQEYDHHLGPVNTITFCDDGRRFMTTSDDRTLRAWEYGFGVPIKYIAEPYLFAMTRAATHPSGKYVAYQSSDNQIVVYSSNDKFRQNRKKSYRGHNNAGSAIDIDISADGQFLASGDTGGYVAFWDWKSCKMFHKIQVEDGQVSCVKWHPQESSKVATGGASGIIKFWD, encoded by the exons atGTCCGGCTTCGGGGAGTACGCCCCCAACATGGTCCCCACGGACGCCCTCGTGGTGCGCGACCAGGCAGAGCCGGCCCATGAGCTGGTCCAGTATACGGGCGAGGACCTGGCGCGGCCGAAATTCGGCCCGTCGAACCCCTTCCGCGACGACTCTTCGGCTGCGTCTGCGTCGCAAAAGCGCAAAAACGTGCTCACGGGCTTCGCCGAGGAGACGTTTGTGTCGGAGCATACGTTCCGCAGCAAGCACCGGGCGGTGGAGCGGCGCGGCGGTCCGGAGCGCGAGTTTCAGTCCGGGGCGGAAGTcaaggccgaggcggcgagGATACGCAAGACGCGCGAGGGCAAGGGCAGCGCGCTCGTCGCCGAGGGCGACGGCGAGTACAAGGGCCCCTGGGCGTCGTACAAGTCTAGGCAGGCCCGTGGGATTGAGGTCGAGCTTGAGGGTGGTGGCGAGGAGTTGGCGAGCGATGAGGAGTACGAGATTGTCGaggtcgaggacgacgaggatgaggatgtcGTGGAGAGCGGTGCGGTCGTCCAGGCGCCGGCGGAGGCATTGGCGAGGCGGCAGCAGGTCGAGGATCTCGGCGACGAGACGACAACTTTCCATGGCTCAGAACTTCACGACTACCAGGGGAGGACATATATGCAT GTACCTCAAGATTTGGATATCGACCTACGGAAAGAGCCAGGGAGCACAACAAATTACATACCCAAGAAAATGGTGCACCAATGGAAGCATCACACAAAAGCCATCACCTCACTCAACTTCTTCCCCAACTCGGGCCACCTCCTACTATCTGGCAGCGCAGATTCGACCGTCAAGATATGGGACGTGTACCACCAACGAGAGCTGCTGCGGACGTACTCTGGACACAGCAAATCACTATCAGACACCACATTCAACACGCATGGCGACAAGTTCCTATCTGCTTCTTTCGACCGCATGATGAAGCTCTGGGACACGGAGACGGGCAAGTGCATCGCCAAGTTCACAACGGGCAAGACGCCACACGTGGTGCGCTTCAACCCGACGTCGGAGCTCGGTCACGAGTTTGTCGCCGGCATGTCGGATAACAAGATTGTGCAGTTCGACACTCGGGCGGGCAACGAGACGGTGCAGGAGTACGACCACCACCTGGGGCCCGTCAACACCATCACATTTTGCGACGACGGCCGGCGCTTCATGACGACGTCGGACGACCGCACCCTCCGCGCCTGGGAGTACGGCTTCGGCGTCCCCATAAAGTACATTGCTGAGCCGTACCTGTTCGCCATGACCCGCGCTGCCACCCACCCCTCGGGCAAGTACGTCGCCTACCAGAGCTCCGACAACCAAATCGTCGTCTATTCGAGCAACGACAAATTCCGCCAGAACCGCAAGAAGAGCTACCGCGGCCACAACAACGCCGGAAGCGCCATAGACATCGACATCAGCGCCGACGGCCAGTTCCTGGCCAGCGGAGATACGGGTGGCTACGTCGCCTTTTGGGACTGGAAGAGCTGCAAGATGTTCCACAAGATCCAGGTCGAGGACGGTCAGGTCAGCTGCGTCAAGTGGCATCCTCAGGAGAGCAGCAAGGTTGCCACAGGAGGCGCGTCGGGTATTATAAAATTCTGGGACTAA
- a CDS encoding methionine aminopeptidase 1 yields MTAEPPPKRKCLGADCENDAGSLQCPTCLKLGIKDSYFCSQDCFKKNWGTHKATHKQENSILSHLFPPKVVSKPDPETGLFNPFPAFNFSGPLRPVYPLSERRKVPASIPHPDYAGDGIPKHGRSLVRSNKIECLDAKAQEGMRKVCRLAREVLDIAAAAIHPGITTDEIDKIVHDACIERNSYPSPLNYNHFPKSVCTSLNEVICHGIPDKRPLVDGDILNLDVTLYHEGYHGDLNETYYVGDKALADPDVVRLVETTRECLDEAIKLVKPGTLFREFGNVIEKHAKANNCSVIRTYVGHGINSVFHCPPNIPHYAKNKAVGECKPGMTFTIEPMLALGKYRDITWPDNWTSTTIDGKRSAQFEHTLLVTETGVEVLTARKADSPGGPVPLPTA; encoded by the exons ATGACTGCCGAACCGCCCCCTAAGCGCAAGTGTCTCGGAGCCGACTGCGAGAACGATGCCGGCTCGCTGCAATGCCCGACCTGCTTGAAGCTAGGCATCAAGGATAGCTACTTCTGCTCGCAAGATTGCTTTAAGAAGAACTGG GGAACGCACAAGGCTACCCACAAGCAAGAAAACAGTATTTTGAGCCACCTCTTTCCTCCAAAGGTCGTTTCTAAGCCAGATCCAGAAACCGGTCTCTTCAATCCCTTCCCGGCCTTCAACTTCTCAGGCCCCCTGCGCCCCGTTTACCCGCTTTCGGAACGCCGAAAGGTTCCCGCCTCGATCCCCCACCCCGACTATGCCGGCGACGGCATCCCGAAGCACGGCCGCTCTCTCGTGCGCTCCAACAAGATCGAGTGCCTCGACGCCAAGGCACAGGAGGGCATGCGCAAGGTCTGCCGTCTTGCGCGCGAAGTCCTCGacattgccgccgccgccatccaCCCGGGTATCACGACCGACGAGATCGACAAGATCGTGCACGACGCATGTATCGAACGAAAT TCCTACCCATCCCCGCTCAACTACAACCACTTCCCCAAGTCAGTGTGCACGTCACTAAACGAGGTCATTTGCCACGGCATCCCGGACAAGCGTCCCCTGGTGGACGGCGACATCCTGAACCTGGATGTCACATTATACCATGAAGGCTACCATGGCGACCTGAATGAGACGTACTACGTCGGCGACAAGGCGCTCGCAGACCCCGACGTCGTCCGTCTGGTTGAGACGACGCGCGAGTGTCTCGACGAGGCCATCAAGCTCGTCAAGCCCGGCACCCTCTTCCGCGAGTTTGGCAACGTCATCGAGAAGCACGCAAAGGCCAATAACTGCAGCGTCATTAGGACGTATGTCGGCCACGGCATCAACTCCGTCTTCCACTGCCCGCCAAACATTCCGCATTACGCCAAGAACAAGGCCGTTGGAGAGTGCAAGCCCGGCATGACGTTCACCATCGAGCCGATGTTGGCCCTCGGCAAGTACCGGGACATCACCTGGCCCGACAACTGGACCAGCACCACTATTGATGGAAAGCGGTCTGCGCAATTTG AACACACTCTGCTTGTGACCGAGACTGGAGTCGAAGTCCTCACGGCAAGGAAAGCGGACTCTCCGGGTGGACCTGTGCCCTTGCCAACGGCATGA
- a CDS encoding methionine aminopeptidase 1, variant — protein sequence MTAEPPPKRKCLGADCENDAGSLQCPTCLKLGIKDSYFCSQDCFKKNWGTHKATHKQENKTGLFNPFPAFNFSGPLRPVYPLSERRKVPASIPHPDYAGDGIPKHGRSLVRSNKIECLDAKAQEGMRKVCRLAREVLDIAAAAIHPGITTDEIDKIVHDACIERNSYPSPLNYNHFPKSVCTSLNEVICHGIPDKRPLVDGDILNLDVTLYHEGYHGDLNETYYVGDKALADPDVVRLVETTRECLDEAIKLVKPGTLFREFGNVIEKHAKANNCSVIRTYVGHGINSVFHCPPNIPHYAKNKAVGECKPGMTFTIEPMLALGKYRDITWPDNWTSTTIDGKRSAQFEHTLLVTETGVEVLTARKADSPGGPVPLPTA from the exons ATGACTGCCGAACCGCCCCCTAAGCGCAAGTGTCTCGGAGCCGACTGCGAGAACGATGCCGGCTCGCTGCAATGCCCGACCTGCTTGAAGCTAGGCATCAAGGATAGCTACTTCTGCTCGCAAGATTGCTTTAAGAAGAACTGG GGAACGCACAAGGCTACCCACAAGCAAGAAAACA AAACCGGTCTCTTCAATCCCTTCCCGGCCTTCAACTTCTCAGGCCCCCTGCGCCCCGTTTACCCGCTTTCGGAACGCCGAAAGGTTCCCGCCTCGATCCCCCACCCCGACTATGCCGGCGACGGCATCCCGAAGCACGGCCGCTCTCTCGTGCGCTCCAACAAGATCGAGTGCCTCGACGCCAAGGCACAGGAGGGCATGCGCAAGGTCTGCCGTCTTGCGCGCGAAGTCCTCGacattgccgccgccgccatccaCCCGGGTATCACGACCGACGAGATCGACAAGATCGTGCACGACGCATGTATCGAACGAAAT TCCTACCCATCCCCGCTCAACTACAACCACTTCCCCAAGTCAGTGTGCACGTCACTAAACGAGGTCATTTGCCACGGCATCCCGGACAAGCGTCCCCTGGTGGACGGCGACATCCTGAACCTGGATGTCACATTATACCATGAAGGCTACCATGGCGACCTGAATGAGACGTACTACGTCGGCGACAAGGCGCTCGCAGACCCCGACGTCGTCCGTCTGGTTGAGACGACGCGCGAGTGTCTCGACGAGGCCATCAAGCTCGTCAAGCCCGGCACCCTCTTCCGCGAGTTTGGCAACGTCATCGAGAAGCACGCAAAGGCCAATAACTGCAGCGTCATTAGGACGTATGTCGGCCACGGCATCAACTCCGTCTTCCACTGCCCGCCAAACATTCCGCATTACGCCAAGAACAAGGCCGTTGGAGAGTGCAAGCCCGGCATGACGTTCACCATCGAGCCGATGTTGGCCCTCGGCAAGTACCGGGACATCACCTGGCCCGACAACTGGACCAGCACCACTATTGATGGAAAGCGGTCTGCGCAATTTG AACACACTCTGCTTGTGACCGAGACTGGAGTCGAAGTCCTCACGGCAAGGAAAGCGGACTCTCCGGGTGGACCTGTGCCCTTGCCAACGGCATGA